From the Thermodesulfobacteriota bacterium genome, the window TGCCGCACGCTTGCTCCTCAAATATTTCCTGTTATAGCCCTTTATCATCTCCTCTATCTCGTCTCTCCTCGTATCGACCTGTTCAAAATTCAGATTAAGGTCGCCAAAGAGGATCAGGTTTTTATGGTAAAGCTTATCCGCTTGTTTTGCCCTCCAGGTAAGCCACTTCATCAAAGCATCGAACTCCCTGTCTCTTTCGGTCTTTCCTTCAAATTTTTTCTTGCTCCCGAAAAGCAAATGGGCATTTACCCCTATGAACTCATATGGGTCGGCATGGTTAAAGCCTTTTATCCTGAAGGATACGCAAAGAGGCGTCCTGATGAAGGAAAGAAAGCTGGGTAAAACAATCTCCGGCTTCTTGGTTTTTTTCTTTTCCGCTTTAGCTTTCTTATGTTTTATATAGGCCTTGCTGTACTTTTCAAAGACCCCCTTCAAATCATCCCAGCCGTCTGCAATAAAGTCTATGACGGCTGTCTTATCGAATGTCAGGTCTGATGCGACTTCCGTTCTTTCTACTGTCTGCCACTTGTAGAGAAAGGCCTGCCTTTCACTCATGCCCCCGCCGTCGGGACTCTTGCCTGTAATGTCGGAGGCCACCATGTTAAAACTATCCCCCATAATCCCCTTTAAATAGTTGATACCCTCCAGGTTATCCTGCACCTCCTGAATTCCAAGAAGATCGCATCTTTCGCAAAAGGACTTTAGAAACAGCCAGGAACCTTTTGACTTGCTCTTTACCTTTCCGAGCTTCCTGATGTTAAACGATGACAGTACAACCGAATCTGTCCTTTGTTCCGGAAGCCCGTACTTGGCCCCCTCGTTCTCAAGAAGTTCATTTACCTTTTCCCACTGAGCCGTTGTAAATTTAGACATAGTCGCCTCCAACCCTCAAATAATAAACAAAATATCCCGATTGCCCTGCCCCAGACTACACCCTTGCGATATAGATGTCAACACCATATCACACTGGCTGTGCCCACCCTCCATATTGTTGTCACAATTTTCAAGAAAGGGCAACGCCCTCGCCAATCCTTTGCTTTTGTCTTTAAAAACCCCCGTGGCGTGGGGTGTAGCAACAGCTTAAGGGGTGGTGGGTGAGCGAGCGGGGTTGCATGAGGGCCGGAGGCCCGATTTAAGCGGGCGGAGCGAACGGGGAAGGGGCGGCCAGCTTTGCGAACCCCACCCCCAAGCGCTCCAGAGCGAAGCGCGGAGCGCAACAGGGGAGAAATAGGGAGGTGTCTTTTAAGAAACCCCTCACCCCAACCCTCTCCCGCAAGGGGAGAGGGGGTTAAAGAGTTCTTCCGTTGACAAAAAGGCCCCGACCATTTTCATGGTCGGGGCCTTTTCCCAATAATCCTCGCAGCGTCCTACTCTCCCGCACAGTCGCC encodes:
- a CDS encoding endonuclease/exonuclease/phosphatase gives rise to the protein MSKFTTAQWEKVNELLENEGAKYGLPEQRTDSVVLSSFNIRKLGKVKSKSKGSWLFLKSFCERCDLLGIQEVQDNLEGINYLKGIMGDSFNMVASDITGKSPDGGGMSERQAFLYKWQTVERTEVASDLTFDKTAVIDFIADGWDDLKGVFEKYSKAYIKHKKAKAEKKKTKKPEIVLPSFLSFIRTPLCVSFRIKGFNHADPYEFIGVNAHLLFGSKKKFEGKTERDREFDALMKWLTWRAKQADKLYHKNLILFGDLNLNFEQVDTRRDEIEEMIKGYNRKYLRSKRAAKVNFPFLDVHPEREKAGVFRTNARLNQTYDQIGLFMHDKRLPNDKANDNAGKVEGEFNYGMFNFVDLFANALYGNDYNDLPESKKGLLVKKFEHDVSDHMPIWVRLPKPYAGM